From a region of the Syngnathus scovelli strain Florida chromosome 19, RoL_Ssco_1.2, whole genome shotgun sequence genome:
- the wipf3 gene encoding WAS/WASL-interacting protein family member 3 yields MPVPPPPPPPPLAPPPPPPPSVAPLFPLEAPKVQTSGGGGRSALLADIQKGARLKKVTHVNDRSAPVVDKPKASSGDVSSNVGAAQGPCGGAPSLGGLFAAGFPTLRPVGQRESAGKTPVSRSSSSASLKPLWNTPTLVDLISPRPLASSSAPPSPTHASKHFAPLLAVAPAPPTPPAPPSAPLPPPPPPPIFQDRPANKPPPLPSCPPPPPPFQSTKPTWLPIQHYQHTPSAKPLTPPPPTYNPPSLPRDRSSWSFFPPPPPVVHSETARFPILRDPSPLGPPPPPPPPPLPSFYTPSFPSNLPPPPPRIPAVPSPALRILPPSYPCNAPTRRPPAVPRSAGVSRLAPPPAPPARSPATELSSRIPPPPPPPAPPLPPSSFRNGHLHSLDDFESKFQFHPIEDFPPPDEFKPFPRIYPSKENRVNSAPPGIRSHLR; encoded by the exons ATGCCGGTACCTCCTccgccaccgccgcctcctTTGGCGCCACCTCCTCCGCCACCCCCCAGCGTCGCACCACTG TTTCCATTAGAGGCTCCTAAAGTCCAGACTAGTGGAGGAGGTGGCAGGAGCGCCCTGTTAGCCGATATCCAGAAGGGAGCCAGACTGAAGAAAGTTACGCACGTTAATGACCGCAGTGCCCCTGTTGTGGATA AGCCAAAGGCTTCAAGTGGAGATGTGTCCAGCAATGTTGGTGCTGCTCAGGGTCCTTGTGGAGGTGCGCCATCCTTAGGTGGACTGTTTGCAGCGGGGTTTCCGACCCTAAGGCCTGTTGGGCAACGAGAGTCGGCAGGCAAGACGCCAG tctCCCGCTCGAGCTCGTCGGCCTCCCTCAAGCCGCTGTGGAACACGCCCACTTTGGTGGACTTGATCAGCCCCCGTCCGCTCGCCTCTTCCTCCGCCCCGCCCTCGCCAACTCATGCCAGCAagcattttgctcctctcctcgcGGTTGCTCCTGCACCGCCGACACCCCCTGCCCCGCCCtctgctcctcttcctcctccacccCCGCCTCCGATCTTCCAGGACCGCCCTGCCAACAAGCCTCCACCTCTCCCCTCCTGCCCACCCCCTCCACCCCCATTTCAGAGTACAAAGCCTACCTGGCTTCCCATCCAGCACTACCAACACACCCCCAGCGCCAAACCTTTAACTCCTCCCCCTCCAACTTACAACCCCCCTTCTCTCCCTCGGGACCGCTCCTCTTGGTCCTTCTTCCCTCCACCGCCCCCTGTTGTCCACTCCGAAACGGCACGGTTTCCCATCCTGCGTGACCCAAGCCCTCTCGGACCACCGCCCCCACCGCCACCTCCCCCTCTCCCAAGTTTTTACACCCCAAGCTTCCCATCCAATCTCCCGCCGCCCCCGCCTAGAATTCCAGCGGTGCCCTCACCAGCGTTACGAATTCTACCCCCATCATACCCCTGCAACGCTCCAACCAGACGACCGCCTGCTGTGCCGAGAAGTGCAG GTGTCAGTCGTCTGGCTCCTCCCCCAGCTCCTCCGGCACGTTCTCCCGCCACTGAGCTGTCCAGCCGCATTCCTCCCCCTCCGCCGCCACCTGCCCCTCCCTTGCCCCCCTCCAGTTTCAGGAATGGACACCTGCACAGTCTGG ACGACTTTGAATCCAAATTCCAGTTCCACCCAATAGAAGATTTCCCTCCTCCAGATGAATTCAAACCTTTCCCTCGTATCTACCCGAGCAAAGAAAACAGAG TAAACTCCGCCCCCCCTGGGATCAGGTCACACCTCAGATGA
- the oxnad1 gene encoding oxidoreductase NAD-binding domain-containing protein 1, whose amino-acid sequence MSVHCVLTSAGRSFSRSCSTTGLLRRLRPSPCSITRGNMSSKQQMDHLERTANNQRQNTVYPAQVCGITNESEAVKRLRLTAHPDFNFKAGQWVDFFIPGVEKVGGFSMCSSPGLLQREGVVELAVKFANHPPAHWVHTACTLGSRVAMRVGGDFYFDPSPSDPAVDLLLVAGGVGINPLYSILSHSADLLQLSRASGGRGRNIGSVHLSYSAKTTDELLFKNPILQACREFPDKLTCKFHVTQQSTDIEPHLQPFVNSQRITEEDLRIHVDPQRTLCYLCGPPPMIETFSQTLVNLGLPQDRIIFEKWW is encoded by the exons ATGAGCGTCCACTGCGTCCTGACGTCCGCTGGCCGGAGTTTCTCTCGATCGTGTTCCACCACTGGCCTACTCCGCCGTCTCCGACCTTCTCCCTGCTCCATCACACG AGGAAATATGTCCTCCAAACAACAAATGGACCACCTAGAGAGGACAGCAAACAACCAAAGACAAAAT ACGGTGTATCCTGCTCAAGTATGCGGCATCACGAATGAGTCGGAGGCAGTAAAACGTCTCAGGTTAACCGCCCATCCGGATTTTAATTTCAAAGCGGGACAATG GGTGGACTTCTTCATCCCCGGAGTGGAGAAGGTGGGAGGTTTCTCCATGTGCTCCAGCCCGGGTCTGCTGCAGAGGGAGGGCGTTGTGGAGCTGGCTGTCAAATTTGCCAATCACCCGCCAGCGCACTGGGTTCACACGGCG TGCACTCTGGGCTCTCGGGTGGCAATGCGCGTAGGCGGCGACTTCTACTTTGACCCCTCACCATCGGATCCCGCCGTTGATCTGCTGCTGGTCGCCGGCGGCGTGGGCATCAACCCGCTGTACTCCATTTTGTCGCACTCGGCCGATTTGCTGCAGCTCAGCCGGGCCTCCGGCGGGCGGGGACGCAACATCGGCTCGGTCCACCTCTCCTACAGCGCCAAGACCACCGATGAGCTGCTCTTCAAG AATCCTATCCTGCAGGCCTGCAGGGAGTTTCCTGACAAGCTaacatgcaaattccatgtcaccCAGCAGAGCACAGATATCGAGCCGCATCTCCAACCTTTTGTCAACA GTCAGAGAATCACAGAAGAAGATTTGAGGATACACGTGGACCCCCAGAGGACTTTGTGTTACCTATGCGGACCTCCTCCCATGATCGAGACCTTTTCCCAAACACTTGTGAACCTTGGCCTGCCACAAGACAGAATTATTTTTGAGAAGTGGTGGTAG
- the rftn1a gene encoding raftlin isoform X2, whose amino-acid sequence MGCRLPKLRKAEETQSPGNIYSTLRRPQVETKVGVAYTYHFLDFLLGKEEVPVSSVLCLSSVRELPVQVRELYAQGFVLVSVHPFVHPCGPHHARIQRQLHRAVLVRETPSCHEKRWWKHRLETDVCAAGHQAADPEVIQNYVKRIQDVAEQGVMFVGFLQQPGGAPCFTTNWDPDELSSLHSSPSPIHRHPLSSKSSPTDPSEPSGNDSEPGGVPFDSPELNHESGEHARRDHKASLSSEADLPARPSEVNPKESDEAIEAANPSSYHRDQVCESQNLNGQEERSPLDLGLSSERHCKSPSRPDHKESDLTWNNNHICLKNSQTGKDDLSAQARLQLFALYNSTGELNTSLRFYSLRVPLRVQKEAGLVTDVDGDWLDHMTQHFTNGAQLIDGFFHLRDDHDSVFIFHNSTEETTSTSYDAIVVEQWTVINGVVVKADYVPLLQSLAPYGWRLMCVLPTPIVKTNSDGSLSTKQILFLQRPVLQRKRKDFKMLNLRGRHKTKKHSCGEMLEEGEDRSLVSETEMGKLRHIKEDHVAGRKNWAGGRTTEGWREEAEEEKDLSFLSGSLASVEGEEEEETDIDSVLTSKREKSVRWTEVCQRGGKEEVKPDERIKHQLFSGVC is encoded by the exons ATGGGGTGTAGGCTCCCGAAATTGCGCAAAGCCGAAGAGACGCAAAGCCCCGGCAACATCTACTCCACGCTAAGAAGGCCTCAGGTGGAGACCAAAGTGGGCGTGGCCTATACGTACCACTTCCTGGATTTTCTGTTGGGgaaagaag AGGTGCCGGTGTCGTCGGTGCTCTGCCTGTCTTCAGTCCGAGAACTTCCCGTCCAGGTCCGGGAGCTTTACGCGCAAGGTTTCGTCCTGGTTTCCGTCCACCCGTTCGTGCACCCTTGCGGGCCGCATCACGCCCGTATCCAGCGGCAGCTCCATCGGGCCGTGCTGGTGCGAGAAACCCCAAG TTGCCACGAGAAAAGATGGTGGAAGCATCGTCTGGAGACGGATGTGTGCGCGGCCGGTCATCAGGCGGCTGACCCGGAGGTGATCCAGAACTACGTCAAGAGA ATCCAGGATGTAGCAGAGCAAGGCGTGATGTTTGTGGGATTTCTCCAGCAGCCAGGAGGGGCACCTTGCTTCACGACAAACTGGGACCCTGATGAGTTATCCTCCTTACACTCCAGCCCGTCTCCCATCCACCGACACCCCCTCAGCTCTAAATCCAGCCCGACAGATCCTTCAGAACCGAGCGGTAATGATTCTGAGCCGGGCGGCGTCCCCTTTGATTCTCCGGAGCTAAATCATGAAAGTGGAGAACATGCTCGACGGGATCACAAGGCTTCACTGAGCTCAGAGGCAGACTTGCCCGCTCGACCTTCAGAAGTCAACCCAAAGGAGTCCGATGAAGCAATTGAAGCGGCAAACCCATCTTCATATCATAGAGACCAAGTATGCGAAAGTCAGAACCTCAATGGACAAGAGGAACGGAGCCCGTTGGACCTCGGACTCTCCTCCGAGAGGCATTGTAAAAGTCCAAGTCGGCCAGACCATAAAGAATCAGACCTGACTTGGAATAACAACCACATTTGTTTGAAAAATTCCCAAACCGGGAAGGATGACCTCTCTGCGCAGGCTC GACTTCAACTGTTTGCCTTATACAACTCTACGGGAGAACTCAACACGTCTTTGAGGTTCTACTCGCTTAGGGTGCCCTTACGAGTTCAAAAGGAGGCGGGGCTTGTCACCGACGTGGACGGTGATTGGCTCGACCATATGACTCAGCACTTTACCAACGGCGCTCAACTCATTGATGGCTTCTTCCACCTCAGAGATGATCACG ACAGCGTGTTCATCTTCCATAACTCGACCGAGGAGACCACCAGCACCTCCTACGACGCCATCGTGGTCGAGCAGTGGACGGTCATCAAT GGTGTGGTGGTGAAGGCCGACTACGTCCCGCTGTTGCAATCTCTGGCTCCTTATGGATGGAGGCTCATGTGTGTGTTACCCACACCCATCGTCAAGACCAACAG tgaTGGGAGTTTGTCGACTAAGCAAATCCTCTTCCTTCAGAGGCCTGTTTTGCAGCGCAAGAGAAAAGACTTTAAG ATGCTGAACCTCCGAGGTCGccacaagacaaaaaaacactCATGCGGAGAAATGCTGGAGGAGGGCGAGGACAGGTCCCTTGTCTCCGAGACGGAGATGGGCAAGTTGAGACACATCAAGGAGGACCACGTCGCGGGGAGGAAGAACTGGGCCGGAGGAAGGACCACGGAAGGATGGCGGGAGGAAGCCGAAGAAGAAAAGGACCTCTCCTTCCTCTCGGGCAGCCTGGCGTCCGTCGAgggcgaggaagaggaggagacggATATTGACAGTGTTCTCACGTCCAAGCGGGAAAAGTCGGTGAGATGGACAGAGGTGTGCCAGCGAGGAGGCAAAGAGGAGGTAAAGCCGGACGAACGCATCAAACATCAACTCTTTTCCGGTGTCTGCTGA
- the rftn1a gene encoding raftlin isoform X1 codes for MGCRLPKLRKAEETQSPGNIYSTLRRPQVETKVGVAYTYHFLDFLLGKEEVPVSSVLCLSSVRELPVQVRELYAQGFVLVSVHPFVHPCGPHHARIQRQLHRAVLVRETPSCHEKRWWKHRLETDVCAAGHQAADPEVIQNYVKRIQDVAEQGVMFVGFLQQPGGAPCFTTNWDPDELSSLHSSPSPIHRHPLSSKSSPTDPSEPSGNDSEPGGVPFDSPELNHESGEHARRDHKASLSSEADLPARPSEVNPKESDEAIEAANPSSYHRDQVCESQNLNGQEERSPLDLGLSSERHCKSPSRPDHKESDLTWNNNHICLKNSQTGKDDLSAQARLQLFALYNSTGELNTSLRFYSLRVPLRVQKEAGLVTDVDGDWLDHMTQHFTNGAQLIDGFFHLRDDHDNEVSSVDSVFIFHNSTEETTSTSYDAIVVEQWTVINGVVVKADYVPLLQSLAPYGWRLMCVLPTPIVKTNSDGSLSTKQILFLQRPVLQRKRKDFKMLNLRGRHKTKKHSCGEMLEEGEDRSLVSETEMGKLRHIKEDHVAGRKNWAGGRTTEGWREEAEEEKDLSFLSGSLASVEGEEEEETDIDSVLTSKREKSVRWTEVCQRGGKEEVKPDERIKHQLFSGVC; via the exons ATGGGGTGTAGGCTCCCGAAATTGCGCAAAGCCGAAGAGACGCAAAGCCCCGGCAACATCTACTCCACGCTAAGAAGGCCTCAGGTGGAGACCAAAGTGGGCGTGGCCTATACGTACCACTTCCTGGATTTTCTGTTGGGgaaagaag AGGTGCCGGTGTCGTCGGTGCTCTGCCTGTCTTCAGTCCGAGAACTTCCCGTCCAGGTCCGGGAGCTTTACGCGCAAGGTTTCGTCCTGGTTTCCGTCCACCCGTTCGTGCACCCTTGCGGGCCGCATCACGCCCGTATCCAGCGGCAGCTCCATCGGGCCGTGCTGGTGCGAGAAACCCCAAG TTGCCACGAGAAAAGATGGTGGAAGCATCGTCTGGAGACGGATGTGTGCGCGGCCGGTCATCAGGCGGCTGACCCGGAGGTGATCCAGAACTACGTCAAGAGA ATCCAGGATGTAGCAGAGCAAGGCGTGATGTTTGTGGGATTTCTCCAGCAGCCAGGAGGGGCACCTTGCTTCACGACAAACTGGGACCCTGATGAGTTATCCTCCTTACACTCCAGCCCGTCTCCCATCCACCGACACCCCCTCAGCTCTAAATCCAGCCCGACAGATCCTTCAGAACCGAGCGGTAATGATTCTGAGCCGGGCGGCGTCCCCTTTGATTCTCCGGAGCTAAATCATGAAAGTGGAGAACATGCTCGACGGGATCACAAGGCTTCACTGAGCTCAGAGGCAGACTTGCCCGCTCGACCTTCAGAAGTCAACCCAAAGGAGTCCGATGAAGCAATTGAAGCGGCAAACCCATCTTCATATCATAGAGACCAAGTATGCGAAAGTCAGAACCTCAATGGACAAGAGGAACGGAGCCCGTTGGACCTCGGACTCTCCTCCGAGAGGCATTGTAAAAGTCCAAGTCGGCCAGACCATAAAGAATCAGACCTGACTTGGAATAACAACCACATTTGTTTGAAAAATTCCCAAACCGGGAAGGATGACCTCTCTGCGCAGGCTC GACTTCAACTGTTTGCCTTATACAACTCTACGGGAGAACTCAACACGTCTTTGAGGTTCTACTCGCTTAGGGTGCCCTTACGAGTTCAAAAGGAGGCGGGGCTTGTCACCGACGTGGACGGTGATTGGCTCGACCATATGACTCAGCACTTTACCAACGGCGCTCAACTCATTGATGGCTTCTTCCACCTCAGAGATGATCACG ATAACGAGGTTTCATCTGTAGACAGCGTGTTCATCTTCCATAACTCGACCGAGGAGACCACCAGCACCTCCTACGACGCCATCGTGGTCGAGCAGTGGACGGTCATCAAT GGTGTGGTGGTGAAGGCCGACTACGTCCCGCTGTTGCAATCTCTGGCTCCTTATGGATGGAGGCTCATGTGTGTGTTACCCACACCCATCGTCAAGACCAACAG tgaTGGGAGTTTGTCGACTAAGCAAATCCTCTTCCTTCAGAGGCCTGTTTTGCAGCGCAAGAGAAAAGACTTTAAG ATGCTGAACCTCCGAGGTCGccacaagacaaaaaaacactCATGCGGAGAAATGCTGGAGGAGGGCGAGGACAGGTCCCTTGTCTCCGAGACGGAGATGGGCAAGTTGAGACACATCAAGGAGGACCACGTCGCGGGGAGGAAGAACTGGGCCGGAGGAAGGACCACGGAAGGATGGCGGGAGGAAGCCGAAGAAGAAAAGGACCTCTCCTTCCTCTCGGGCAGCCTGGCGTCCGTCGAgggcgaggaagaggaggagacggATATTGACAGTGTTCTCACGTCCAAGCGGGAAAAGTCGGTGAGATGGACAGAGGTGTGCCAGCGAGGAGGCAAAGAGGAGGTAAAGCCGGACGAACGCATCAAACATCAACTCTTTTCCGGTGTCTGCTGA